The Flammeovirga pectinis genomic interval AGATGCCGCTTTGGCTGCTAGTATTTTTCATTTTAAAGAGATTAGTATTCCTCATTTAAAACAACACTTACAGGATAATGATGTTGAAATGAGAATCCTTTAGAAGTTCAAATAATCTTTAAAGTGAACTAATTCTCATTAAAAGTTAAATAAGGACTCTTAATAAAATTGTTCATTCATAAAATAAATCTTATTATTGCACGCACGAAATACAAGCAGAGGATGGGAATCAATATTTCACACTGAAAATCAATTAGATAAAGAAATTCTATTTTATTATCTTTGTGTTAAGTTTTTATCAAAATGTATATCGTAAGCTTTTAAGTATAGATTTAAGATACTAACCATGTATATAGAAGTTTTAAAATCAAAGATCCACCGTGTCAAAGTTACACAAGCAGAATTAAATTATGTTGGCAGTATTACTGTTGATGAAAATCTAATGGAAGCTGCAAATATCATTGAAGGTGAGAAAGTGCAAATTGTTAATAATAATAACGGTGAGCGTTTTGAAACTTATGTGATTAAAGGAGAGAGAGACAGTGGCATTATCTGTTTAAATGGTGCTGCAGCGCGAAGAGTTCAAGTAGGAGATATTCTAATTATCATTTCATATGCATATATGAAACAGAAAAAAGCAATTAACTACTCCCCTAAGCTTGTCTTTCCTAATGATGATAATAAATTAGAAGATTAATTATCTACTAATAAAGATACTATGCCAACTTGATTCATTGAATTAGGTTGGCTAATTTGTTTTTGAACAGTTCCTCTTCGAGAGGTTTTTTATATGAATTTAAAAGACATACTAAAATATCTTTTCTCTTTTATACTTGCCGGTGGACTACTTTGGTATGTTTTAAAAGAACAAAACCTTAAAGAAGTATTAACCTCTTTTGATACCATTGATTGGAAAATAGTGGTTTTATCAATGGCTATTTCATTGATGAGCCATTATGCAAGAGGATTAAGGTGGGGATTAATGTTAAAGCCTTTAAATTACAAGACATCTGGTCCTAATTTATTTATGGCAACAATGTCTGGATATGCAGGCAATCTAATTATACCTCGTTTTGGTGAATTTTTTAGATGTGGTATTTTACAAAAACTATCTAAAATACCTGCTAAAACTTCTTTCGGTGCAGTTGTAGCTGAAAGAGCAATGGATTTAATTGTATTTATTACTTTATTTTTAATTGCTTTTTTTAGCCAATTCGATAAGCTTCAGGGAATGATCTTGCCTCATTTCAATCAACAATCAGATTCAATCATTGATAAAATTCCATACCTAATTATAGGAATGGTAATTATAGGTTTAATAGGATATTTTATATTTCGCATCAGAAAACAACTTTTAAGAACTGCAATAGTTAGGAAAGCATTAATGTTACTTCAAGGTATTATTGAAGGAATGACAGGTGTATTTAAACTTAAAAGAAAAGAATTTGGTTTGTATTTTCTTTATACGTTCATTATCTGGCTAACATATTTCTATATGGGATATGTTTTATTTTGGACTATACAAGGCACAGAAAACCTTTCTCCAGTTGTTGGATTTGTAATGATGATGATGGGTGGACTTGGAATGGTACTCCCTACACCTGGCGGCACAGGGTCTTATCACTTTTTTGCTTCTCATACATTAATGGCTTACGGAGTTAGTAATACAGACGCCATTGCTTATGCAATCTTAATGCATACCTCTCAAACATTTTCGGTAATAATAGTTGGTGGTATAAGTATTTTGATAGCAAACTTAAAAAAATCAGATAACTCAACAATAGAGGACAATGAATAACGTAGCATCAAAAGATAAAATTCTTACTCTTGAAAATGCTTTGATAAAAAGAGCAGAATGGAAAGATAATGGCGAAAAAGTCGTATTCACAAATGGCTGTTTTGATATAGTTCATCTTGGCCATGTTGATTACCTTGAACAAGCAAGAAACCAAGGAACAAAAATGATTCTTGGATTGAATACTGATGCCTCTGTAAAAAGATTAAAAGGTGAAGAAAGACCAATAAACAATGAATACGCAAGAGCTCGATTACTAGCTGCTTTTGAATTTATTGATATGGTGATCTTATTTGGTGATGATACACCTCTAAACTTAATCGATTCACTTTTACCAGATGTTCTTGTTAAAGGTGCTGATTATACTGTTGATAATATAGTTGGAGCA includes:
- the rfaE2 gene encoding D-glycero-beta-D-manno-heptose 1-phosphate adenylyltransferase, with amino-acid sequence MNNVASKDKILTLENALIKRAEWKDNGEKVVFTNGCFDIVHLGHVDYLEQARNQGTKMILGLNTDASVKRLKGEERPINNEYARARLLAAFEFIDMVILFGDDTPLNLIDSLLPDVLVKGADYTVDNIVGAKEVMNNGGKVETITLVEGFSTSSIIEKIRKFGL
- the panD gene encoding aspartate 1-decarboxylase produces the protein MYIEVLKSKIHRVKVTQAELNYVGSITVDENLMEAANIIEGEKVQIVNNNNGERFETYVIKGERDSGIICLNGAAARRVQVGDILIIISYAYMKQKKAINYSPKLVFPNDDNKLED
- a CDS encoding lysylphosphatidylglycerol synthase transmembrane domain-containing protein; amino-acid sequence: MNLKDILKYLFSFILAGGLLWYVLKEQNLKEVLTSFDTIDWKIVVLSMAISLMSHYARGLRWGLMLKPLNYKTSGPNLFMATMSGYAGNLIIPRFGEFFRCGILQKLSKIPAKTSFGAVVAERAMDLIVFITLFLIAFFSQFDKLQGMILPHFNQQSDSIIDKIPYLIIGMVIIGLIGYFIFRIRKQLLRTAIVRKALMLLQGIIEGMTGVFKLKRKEFGLYFLYTFIIWLTYFYMGYVLFWTIQGTENLSPVVGFVMMMMGGLGMVLPTPGGTGSYHFFASHTLMAYGVSNTDAIAYAILMHTSQTFSVIIVGGISILIANLKKSDNSTIEDNE